One segment of Mycolicibacterium sp. YH-1 DNA contains the following:
- a CDS encoding LLM class F420-dependent oxidoreductase produces the protein MRTGIFLSYAGDFKAAADQVVELEKVGVDIALVPEAYSYDAISQLGYLAAKTSTIELGSGVVPIYTRTPSLLAMTAAGVDYVSDGRFLLGLGTSGPQVMEGFHGVPFDAPLGRTREVVDICRQVWRREDVNYDGKYYQLPLPADRGTGLGKPLHLINHPVRERIPIAIAALGPKNVELTAEIAEGWQPLFFYPERADSVWGDALRAGLSKRDPALGPLDVMVSASLAIGDDVEDRLAWAKPQLALYIGGMGARGKNFYHNLATRYGYGEVADRIQDLFLAGKKNEAIAAVPDDLVRNVSLIGPRGFVKERLAAYAEAGVTTMLVHPMGADTAEQLRFVEELVTLTS, from the coding sequence ATGCGCACCGGAATCTTTCTGAGTTACGCCGGCGACTTCAAGGCGGCCGCAGACCAGGTCGTCGAACTCGAAAAGGTCGGTGTCGACATCGCGCTGGTCCCCGAGGCCTACTCGTATGACGCCATCAGCCAGCTCGGCTACCTCGCCGCCAAAACCTCGACCATCGAACTCGGCTCTGGCGTGGTCCCGATCTACACCCGCACCCCGTCGCTGCTCGCGATGACCGCGGCCGGCGTGGACTACGTCTCCGACGGCCGCTTCCTGCTGGGCCTCGGCACCTCGGGCCCGCAGGTGATGGAGGGCTTCCACGGCGTCCCATTCGACGCACCGCTGGGCCGTACCCGCGAGGTGGTCGACATCTGCCGGCAGGTGTGGCGCCGCGAGGACGTCAACTACGACGGCAAGTACTACCAGCTCCCTCTGCCCGCCGACCGCGGCACGGGCCTGGGAAAGCCACTGCACCTCATCAATCACCCGGTCCGCGAGCGCATTCCGATCGCGATCGCCGCACTGGGCCCGAAGAACGTGGAACTGACCGCCGAGATCGCCGAGGGCTGGCAACCGCTGTTCTTCTATCCCGAGCGAGCCGACTCGGTCTGGGGCGATGCACTGCGCGCCGGCCTGTCCAAGCGCGACCCAGCGCTGGGTCCGCTTGATGTCATGGTGTCGGCATCGCTGGCCATCGGCGACGACGTGGAAGACCGCCTGGCATGGGCCAAACCCCAACTGGCGCTGTACATCGGCGGAATGGGCGCGCGCGGCAAGAACTTCTACCACAACCTAGCCACCCGATATGGCTACGGCGAGGTGGCGGATCGCATTCAGGACTTGTTCCTGGCGGGCAAGAAGAATGAGGCCATCGCCGCCGTTCCCGACGACCTGGTCCGCAACGTGTCACTGATCGGACCGCGTGGTTTCGTCAAGGAACGCCTGGCGGCCTACGCCGAGGCCGGGGTCACCACCATGCTCGTCCATCCCATGGGCGCGGACACCGCCGAGCAGCTCCGTTTCGTCGAGGAATTGGTGACGCTCACCTCATAA
- a CDS encoding DEAD/DEAH box helicase has protein sequence MSSFADLGLPEAVISTLAANGIDSPFPIQAATLPDSLAGRDVLGRGRTGSGKTYAFLLPVVSRLASTAGERRPGKPRALILAPTRELVAQIDAALAPLAAATNLKSVTIFGGVGAGPQIDKLRKGVDIVIACPGRLEDHVQQRHADLSAVEITVLDEADHMADLGFLPPVKRLLDKTPNRCQRLLFSATLDGGVDVLIKRYLHDPITHSVDSEQSPVNEMAHHVLHVDNAARFEVLSDLAASPGRTIVFARTKHGAKGLARKLNARGVPAVELHGNLSQNARTRNLAAFSDGTAAVMVATDIAARGIHVDDITLVVHADPPVEHKAYLHRSGRTARAGNEGTVVTLMIDAQVADVRTLTRKAGVKPTITKFNGTSHPVLLEIAPGERSFTGGIVMDVPEQPQRNSAPRRRPAGDGRSSANPRSGNRGGSGGGGGQRGNRSRGGQTRSYSTSSSSSSGRSGGSRAN, from the coding sequence ATGTCTTCATTCGCCGACCTCGGCTTGCCCGAGGCCGTCATCTCCACGCTCGCTGCCAACGGCATCGACTCCCCCTTCCCGATTCAGGCCGCGACGCTGCCGGATTCGCTCGCCGGGCGCGACGTGCTCGGCCGCGGCCGCACCGGCTCCGGCAAGACCTACGCATTCCTGCTCCCCGTCGTCTCGCGCCTCGCGAGCACGGCCGGCGAGCGGCGTCCCGGCAAGCCCCGCGCGCTGATCCTGGCGCCGACCCGCGAACTGGTCGCCCAGATCGACGCGGCGCTGGCTCCGCTGGCCGCCGCCACGAACCTGAAGTCGGTCACCATCTTCGGTGGCGTCGGCGCGGGCCCGCAGATCGACAAGCTGCGTAAGGGCGTCGACATCGTCATCGCCTGCCCCGGCCGGCTCGAGGATCACGTTCAGCAGCGCCATGCCGACCTGTCCGCGGTGGAGATCACCGTTCTCGACGAGGCCGACCACATGGCTGACCTCGGCTTCCTGCCGCCGGTCAAGCGCCTGCTCGACAAGACCCCGAATCGCTGCCAGCGCCTGCTGTTCTCGGCGACGCTCGACGGCGGCGTCGACGTGCTGATCAAGCGCTACCTGCACGACCCGATCACGCACAGCGTCGACTCGGAGCAGTCGCCGGTCAACGAGATGGCTCATCACGTGCTGCACGTCGACAACGCGGCACGCTTCGAGGTCCTGAGCGACCTGGCCGCATCACCCGGCCGCACCATCGTCTTCGCGCGCACCAAGCACGGCGCGAAAGGCCTTGCCCGCAAGCTGAACGCGCGCGGCGTGCCCGCAGTCGAGTTGCACGGCAACCTGTCTCAGAACGCCCGCACCCGCAACCTCGCGGCGTTCTCCGACGGCACGGCCGCGGTGATGGTCGCAACCGACATCGCCGCCCGTGGCATCCACGTCGACGACATCACCCTCGTCGTGCACGCCGACCCGCCCGTCGAGCACAAGGCCTACCTGCACCGGTCCGGTCGCACCGCCCGCGCGGGCAACGAGGGCACTGTCGTGACCCTCATGATCGACGCGCAGGTGGCCGATGTGCGCACGCTGACCCGCAAGGCCGGTGTTAAGCCGACCATCACCAAGTTCAACGGCACGTCACACCCCGTCCTGCTGGAGATCGCCCCCGGCGAGCGCTCCTTCACCGGGGGGATCGTCATGGACGTTCCCGAGCAGCCGCAGCGCAATAGCGCGCCCCGCAGGCGTCCGGCAGGCGATGGCCGTTCCTCGGCGAATCCGCGCTCGGGCAACCGCGGCGGAAGCGGCGGTGGCGGTGGTCAGCGCGGAAACCGTTCACGTGGCGGTCAGACACGCTCCTACTCGACCTCGTCGAGTTCATCGTCGGGTCGCTCCGGCGGCTCACGCGCCAACTAG
- a CDS encoding type VII secretion target, translating to MGHLDAARVQVAALRDAARGYDSLADTVATARSHLAGLTFDGAVAGRSHAARGDALRASLRQIDEAMQRWAAANAGIAAVLRLSADRYADVDARSASRLG from the coding sequence ATGGGACATCTCGATGCTGCACGGGTTCAGGTCGCGGCGCTTCGTGACGCCGCCCGCGGCTACGACTCGCTCGCCGACACGGTCGCAACCGCGCGCTCGCATCTGGCTGGGCTGACGTTCGACGGCGCGGTGGCCGGACGGTCGCACGCGGCACGGGGCGACGCGCTGCGGGCCAGCCTGAGGCAGATTGACGAGGCGATGCAGCGGTGGGCGGCGGCCAACGCGGGAATCGCTGCTGTGCTGCGTCTTTCAGCCGATCGCTATGCCGACGTCGACGCCCGATCAGCTAGCCGGCTGGGCTGA
- the glmM gene encoding phosphoglucosamine mutase, whose translation MVRLFGTDGVRGVANRDLTAELALALGSAAARLGTYDRSRRVAVVGRDPRASGEMLEAAVIAGLTSEGVDALRVGVLPTPAVAYLTAAYDAEFGVMISASHNPMPDNGIKIFGRGGHKLDDATEDRIEDLVRMGPGRRPEGAGIGRVLEAPDALDRYLNHAATAIATRADGLTVVVDCAHGAASVAAPQAYRAAGATVIAINAEPTGLNINDGCGSTHMDVLQQAVLAHGADLGLAHDGDADRCLAVDAEGNVVDGDSIMVVLALAMRDAGELVSNTLVTTVMSNLGLHLAMRAAGIEVRTTSVGDRYVLEELRAGGFALGGEQSGHIVMPALGTTGDGIITGLRLMARMNQTGLTLADLAAPMQTLPQVLINVAVADKTTVAQAPAVQSAVAEAEAELGGTGRILLRPSGTEQVVRVMVEAADEDTARLLAHRVAQSVSAQR comes from the coding sequence ATGGTTCGACTGTTCGGCACCGATGGGGTGCGCGGCGTCGCCAACCGAGATTTGACCGCCGAGCTGGCGCTGGCCCTGGGGTCGGCCGCGGCACGGTTGGGTACCTACGATCGCTCCCGACGTGTCGCCGTCGTCGGCCGTGATCCCCGCGCCAGCGGCGAGATGCTCGAAGCCGCCGTCATCGCAGGCCTGACGAGTGAGGGCGTGGACGCGTTGCGGGTCGGCGTGCTGCCGACGCCGGCCGTGGCCTACCTGACCGCCGCGTATGACGCGGAGTTCGGCGTGATGATCTCCGCGTCGCACAATCCGATGCCCGACAACGGCATCAAGATCTTCGGCCGCGGCGGGCACAAGCTCGACGACGCCACCGAGGATCGCATCGAGGACCTCGTCCGGATGGGCCCGGGCCGCCGCCCCGAGGGAGCCGGCATTGGCCGCGTCCTGGAGGCCCCCGATGCCCTCGACCGCTATCTGAACCACGCTGCAACGGCAATCGCCACGCGAGCCGACGGCCTGACCGTCGTCGTCGACTGCGCCCATGGCGCCGCATCGGTCGCCGCGCCGCAGGCCTACCGCGCGGCCGGTGCCACCGTCATCGCGATCAACGCCGAACCGACCGGCCTCAACATCAACGACGGCTGCGGCTCGACCCACATGGACGTCCTGCAGCAGGCGGTACTGGCGCACGGCGCCGACCTCGGTCTGGCGCACGACGGTGACGCCGACCGCTGCCTGGCGGTGGATGCCGAGGGCAACGTCGTTGACGGTGACTCGATCATGGTCGTGCTGGCACTGGCCATGCGTGATGCCGGGGAACTGGTGTCGAACACGCTTGTCACGACGGTGATGAGCAATCTCGGTCTGCACCTGGCGATGCGTGCTGCGGGTATCGAGGTCCGGACCACCAGCGTCGGCGACCGCTATGTCCTCGAGGAGCTGCGGGCCGGTGGGTTCGCGCTTGGCGGCGAGCAGTCCGGCCACATCGTGATGCCCGCGCTGGGCACCACTGGGGACGGCATCATCACCGGTCTGCGGCTCATGGCGCGGATGAACCAGACAGGGCTCACGCTGGCCGATCTGGCCGCACCGATGCAGACCCTCCCGCAGGTTCTCATCAATGTGGCGGTGGCCGATAAGACGACGGTTGCCCAGGCGCCTGCCGTGCAGTCGGCCGTCGCCGAGGCCGAGGCCGAACTCGGCGGTACCGGGCGAATCCTGTTGCGGCCGTCGGGAACCGAGCAGGTGGTCCGCGTCATGGTCGAGGCCGCCGACGAGGACACCGCCCGGCTGCTCGCCCATCGGGTGGCTCAGTCGGTCAGCGCGCAACGCTGA
- the rpsI gene encoding 30S ribosomal protein S9: MTETNDVTETTEVVEVVETPEAVEVVEVVETTPVEESTPREPIVIDRPIQTVGRRKEAVVRVRLVPGTGKFHLDGRSLEEYFPNKVHQQLIKAPLVLVDRVDTVDIFAHLDGGGPSGQAGALRLAIARALIIVQPEDRPPLKKAGFLTRDPRAIERKKYGLKKARKAPQYSKR; the protein is encoded by the coding sequence GTGACCGAGACCAACGACGTGACCGAGACGACCGAGGTCGTCGAGGTTGTTGAGACCCCCGAGGCCGTTGAGGTCGTCGAGGTTGTCGAGACGACGCCAGTCGAGGAGTCCACTCCTCGCGAGCCCATCGTCATCGACCGCCCCATCCAGACCGTCGGCCGCCGCAAGGAGGCCGTGGTTCGCGTGCGCCTGGTGCCTGGCACCGGCAAGTTCCACCTGGATGGCCGCAGCCTCGAGGAGTACTTCCCGAACAAGGTGCACCAGCAGCTGATCAAGGCTCCGCTGGTGCTCGTGGACCGGGTCGACACCGTCGACATCTTCGCCCACCTCGACGGCGGCGGACCGTCCGGACAGGCTGGCGCGCTGCGTCTGGCCATCGCCCGGGCGCTCATCATCGTGCAGCCCGAGGATCGCCCGCCGCTGAAGAAGGCCGGCTTCCTCACGCGTGACCCGCGTGCCATCGAGCGCAAGAAGTACGGCCTCAAGAAGGCCCGTAAGGCACCTCAGTACAGCAAGCGCTGA
- the rplM gene encoding 50S ribosomal protein L13, whose product MPTYTPKAGDTTRTWYVIDAQDVVLGRLAVEAAKLLRGKHKPTFTPNVDGGDFVIVINAEKIALSGDKLTKKFAYRHSGYPGGLRKRTIGELLIKHPTRVVENAIIGMLPHTKLSRQVQKKLKVYAGPEHPHAAQQPVPYEIKQVAQ is encoded by the coding sequence GTGCCTACGTACACGCCGAAGGCGGGTGACACCACGCGTACGTGGTACGTCATCGACGCCCAGGACGTGGTGCTCGGCCGGCTCGCCGTCGAAGCAGCCAAGCTGCTCCGCGGCAAGCACAAGCCGACATTCACGCCGAATGTCGATGGTGGCGATTTCGTCATCGTCATCAACGCCGAGAAGATCGCCCTCAGCGGCGACAAGCTCACCAAGAAGTTCGCTTACCGCCACTCGGGTTACCCCGGCGGCCTGCGCAAGCGCACCATCGGCGAGCTGCTGATCAAGCACCCGACCCGCGTCGTCGAGAACGCGATCATCGGCATGCTTCCGCACACCAAGCTCAGCCGCCAGGTCCAGAAGAAGCTGAAGGTCTACGCGGGCCCCGAGCATCCGCACGCCGCGCAGCAGCCGGTTCCGTACGAGATCAAGCAGGTGGCCCAGTGA
- the eutC gene encoding ethanolamine ammonia-lyase subunit EutC: MTAENPAVREFWDELRKSTQARIGLGRAGNALPTRQVLELAAAHAAARDAVHVPLDVDRLIGEVRQVGIGEPTVVTSRAASRDEYLRRPDLGRIPADVTMVAESGVDIGFVLADGLSPTALSHHGAALLKALAAQLGDRYTLAPPVIATQARVGLGDHIGAQLGVRTLLVVIGERPGLSVADSLGIYLTHLPRLGCTDANRNCISNIHPPDGLGYAEAARVAAGLVAGARELGRSGVDLKDASRGSTLEAASTTELR, translated from the coding sequence ATGACCGCCGAGAATCCCGCCGTCCGCGAGTTCTGGGACGAGCTGCGCAAGTCGACGCAGGCCAGGATCGGTCTGGGCCGCGCAGGGAATGCCCTGCCGACCCGGCAGGTGCTGGAGCTGGCCGCGGCCCATGCCGCCGCCCGCGATGCCGTGCATGTCCCGCTGGACGTCGATCGGCTGATCGGCGAGGTGCGCCAGGTGGGTATCGGCGAGCCAACGGTGGTGACCAGCCGCGCCGCATCCCGCGACGAGTACCTGCGTCGGCCCGATCTGGGCCGGATACCGGCCGACGTGACGATGGTGGCCGAGAGCGGAGTCGATATCGGCTTCGTCCTGGCCGACGGACTCTCGCCGACCGCGCTGAGTCACCATGGCGCGGCTCTGCTGAAGGCACTCGCGGCGCAGCTGGGGGACCGCTACACGCTGGCGCCGCCCGTCATCGCGACGCAGGCCAGGGTCGGGCTCGGAGACCACATCGGCGCACAGCTGGGGGTGCGGACGCTGCTCGTCGTCATCGGTGAACGGCCCGGTCTGAGCGTCGCCGACAGCCTTGGCATCTACCTGACCCACCTGCCGCGGCTCGGCTGCACCGACGCCAACCGCAACTGCATCTCCAACATCCACCCGCCCGACGGTCTCGGATACGCCGAGGCGGCCCGGGTCGCGGCGGGCCTGGTTGCGGGCGCACGTGAGCTGGGGCGATCCGGTGTGGACCTCAAGGACGCATCGCGCGGCTCGACGCTTGAGGCCGCCAGCACCACCGAACTTCGCTGA
- a CDS encoding ethanolamine ammonia-lyase subunit EutB, whose translation MIYRQQVAGESYAFDGLIEVMAKATPLRSGDQLAGCAAEHDAERAAAAWVLADLPLDTFLNEAIVPYETDEVTRLIFDSHDRQAFSVISHLTVGGFRDWLLDAASRDDGAADLAAVAPGLTPEMVAAVSKIMRNQDLIAVSAAMEVTASFRTTVGRRGTLATRLQPNHPTDDPRGVAAAVLDGLLLGCGDAVIGINPATDSPQATADLLHLLDSIRTRYDIPAQSCVLSHITTTIGLIEAGAPVDLVFQSIAGTQGANTAFGVDLALLREGRDAGRSLRRGTVGDNVMYLETGQGSALSSGAHLGTGGKPVDQQTLETRAYAVARDLQPLLVNTVVGFIGPEYLYDGRQIIRAGLEDHFCGKLLGLPMGVDVCYTNHAEADQNDMDTLLMLLAAAGVAFVITVPGADDVMLGYQSLSFHDVLVTRRTLGLRPAPEFEAWLRTVGMVDDTGRLTPFDVAHSALRSLTSAQTP comes from the coding sequence GTGATCTACCGGCAACAGGTCGCGGGGGAGTCATACGCCTTCGACGGACTGATCGAGGTGATGGCCAAGGCCACACCGTTGCGCTCGGGCGACCAGCTCGCCGGATGCGCGGCCGAACACGACGCGGAACGCGCCGCGGCGGCGTGGGTTCTGGCGGACCTGCCGCTTGACACCTTTCTCAACGAGGCGATCGTGCCTTACGAGACCGACGAGGTCACTCGGCTGATATTCGATAGCCATGACCGCCAAGCCTTTTCGGTGATATCGCATCTGACCGTCGGTGGCTTCCGGGACTGGCTGCTGGACGCCGCATCGCGCGATGACGGTGCGGCGGATCTTGCCGCCGTGGCGCCGGGCCTGACCCCGGAGATGGTCGCCGCCGTCAGCAAGATCATGCGCAACCAGGACCTCATCGCGGTCTCGGCCGCCATGGAGGTGACCGCATCGTTTCGGACCACGGTCGGCAGGCGCGGAACACTGGCGACGCGGCTGCAACCCAACCATCCGACCGATGACCCCCGCGGTGTCGCCGCAGCCGTGCTAGATGGGTTGCTCCTGGGATGCGGTGACGCCGTCATCGGTATCAACCCGGCCACCGACTCCCCGCAGGCAACCGCCGACCTGCTGCACCTCCTCGACTCCATCCGCACCCGCTACGACATTCCGGCGCAGTCCTGCGTGCTGTCGCACATCACCACCACGATCGGTCTCATCGAGGCGGGCGCACCCGTCGACCTGGTGTTCCAGTCGATAGCCGGCACCCAGGGAGCCAACACCGCGTTCGGCGTCGACCTCGCCCTGCTGCGCGAGGGCCGCGATGCCGGACGCAGCCTGCGGCGCGGCACCGTGGGGGACAACGTGATGTATCTGGAGACCGGACAGGGCTCGGCATTGAGTTCGGGCGCGCACCTGGGTACCGGAGGTAAGCCCGTCGATCAGCAGACCCTCGAGACGCGCGCCTACGCGGTGGCCCGCGACCTGCAACCGCTCCTGGTCAACACGGTCGTCGGCTTCATCGGCCCGGAGTATCTCTACGACGGCAGGCAGATCATCCGCGCAGGGCTTGAGGACCACTTCTGCGGCAAGCTGCTCGGCCTGCCGATGGGTGTCGACGTCTGCTACACCAACCACGCCGAAGCCGACCAGAACGATATGGACACCCTGCTCATGCTGCTTGCGGCAGCGGGTGTGGCATTCGTGATCACCGTGCCCGGCGCCGACGACGTGATGCTCGGCTACCAGAGCCTGTCGTTTCATGACGTGCTGGTGACGCGCCGCACGCTGGGACTGCGGCCCGCCCCCGAGTTCGAGGCGTGGCTGCGCACCGTGGGGATGGTCGACGACACCGGCCGCCTCACTCCCTTCGACGTCGCCCATTCGGCGTTGCGTTCGCTCACCTCGGCGCAGACACCATGA
- the eat gene encoding ethanolamine permease, with product MEFQVAGVEEHLESADYLQKRQLKSGSAGWLLLAGLGVSYVISGDYSGWNFGLEQGGFGGLAIAAVIIAGMYLALVLGMAELSSALPAAGGGYTFARRALGPWGGFATGTAILIEYAIAPAAIATFIGAYVESLGLFGITSGWWIYLAAYALFIGIHLAGVGEALKVMFVITAIALVGLLVFAISAVGHFDLANLTNIAPTDAAGASSFLPHGYLGIWAAIPFAIWFFLAIEGVPLAAEETANPERNVPRGIIAGMSVLLVTCVTVLILTTGAGGAQEMSSSGNPLVEALGDGTAAKIVNYIGLAGLIASFFSIIYAYSRQLFALSRAGYLPTALSVTNSRKAPTLALIVPGVIGFVLSLTGQGDLLLNMAVFGAALSYVLMMVSHIVLRRREPDMPRPYRTPGGAITTGFALVIAVLAVIATFLVNPVAAGWCLAVFAAFMLYFAVYSRHKLVANSPDEEFAMLARAESELK from the coding sequence ATGGAGTTCCAAGTGGCAGGCGTTGAAGAACATCTGGAAAGCGCAGACTATCTGCAGAAGCGGCAGCTCAAATCGGGCAGCGCGGGCTGGCTGTTGTTGGCCGGGCTCGGGGTCAGCTACGTCATCTCCGGTGACTACTCGGGCTGGAACTTCGGTCTCGAGCAGGGCGGTTTCGGCGGGCTGGCGATCGCCGCCGTCATCATCGCCGGTATGTACCTGGCTCTCGTGCTGGGTATGGCCGAGCTGTCCTCGGCGCTGCCGGCGGCGGGTGGCGGTTACACCTTCGCGCGTCGCGCGCTCGGTCCATGGGGTGGATTCGCCACCGGCACAGCCATTCTCATCGAGTACGCGATCGCGCCAGCTGCCATCGCGACCTTCATCGGGGCCTATGTCGAGTCGTTGGGGCTGTTCGGCATCACCAGCGGGTGGTGGATCTACCTGGCGGCGTACGCCCTGTTCATCGGGATTCACCTGGCTGGCGTCGGTGAGGCACTCAAGGTGATGTTCGTGATCACCGCCATCGCCCTGGTGGGTCTGCTGGTGTTCGCGATCTCCGCCGTCGGCCACTTCGATCTGGCCAACCTGACCAATATCGCTCCCACCGATGCGGCCGGTGCGTCCAGCTTCCTGCCACACGGCTACCTGGGTATCTGGGCCGCGATACCGTTCGCCATCTGGTTCTTCCTGGCCATCGAGGGCGTGCCGCTGGCTGCCGAGGAGACCGCCAACCCGGAGCGCAACGTCCCGCGCGGCATCATCGCCGGCATGAGCGTCCTGCTGGTCACCTGCGTGACGGTGCTGATCCTGACCACCGGAGCCGGTGGAGCACAGGAGATGTCGTCATCGGGTAACCCCTTGGTCGAGGCGCTCGGCGACGGCACCGCGGCCAAGATCGTGAACTACATCGGTCTGGCCGGGCTGATCGCCAGCTTCTTCTCGATCATCTACGCCTACTCCCGACAGCTGTTCGCACTGTCGCGGGCGGGTTATCTGCCCACGGCGCTGTCGGTGACGAACTCGCGGAAGGCGCCCACGCTGGCGCTGATCGTTCCCGGTGTCATCGGCTTCGTGCTGTCGCTGACGGGGCAGGGCGACCTGCTGCTGAACATGGCGGTCTTCGGCGCCGCGCTCAGCTACGTGCTCATGATGGTCAGCCATATCGTGCTGCGCCGCCGCGAACCGGATATGCCGCGGCCCTACCGGACCCCTGGCGGTGCGATCACGACCGGATTCGCCCTCGTCATCGCGGTTCTCGCGGTGATCGCGACATTCCTGGTCAATCCCGTCGCGGCCGGCTGGTGCCTCGCCGTGTTCGCCGCGTTCATGCTGTACTTCGCGGTCTACAGCCGGCACAAACTGGTGGCCAACTCGCCCGATGAGGAGTTCGCCATGCTCGCGAGGGCGGAGAGCGAACTCAAGTGA
- a CDS encoding glycerol dehydratase reactivase beta/small subunit family protein, translated as MTRDGNIPRPRSARGQPEPPVIVVLRAADGPQLREVLAGIEEEGVPYSVQWPPRINTEAASATGLARQAALRSPLHVGVGVGAAGDVCVHHDKLSEPLSELCSDGAADRDVARTLGHNAARIVVSLPLKPMPRTPILSFG; from the coding sequence TTGACGCGTGACGGGAACATCCCCCGCCCCAGGTCCGCCCGCGGACAGCCCGAACCGCCCGTGATCGTCGTACTGCGCGCAGCTGACGGGCCGCAGCTGCGTGAGGTGCTGGCCGGCATCGAGGAGGAGGGCGTCCCCTACTCGGTTCAATGGCCCCCCCGAATCAACACCGAGGCCGCGTCTGCGACAGGTCTTGCTCGTCAGGCGGCGCTGCGCTCACCGTTGCACGTCGGTGTGGGAGTGGGAGCCGCCGGGGATGTCTGCGTGCACCACGACAAGCTCTCCGAGCCGTTGTCGGAGCTGTGCTCTGACGGTGCCGCAGACCGTGATGTCGCAAGGACTCTGGGCCACAACGCGGCCCGCATCGTGGTGAGTCTTCCGCTTAAGCCGATGCCGCGCACACCAATATTGAGTTTCGGCTAG